A stretch of the Synechocystis sp. PCC 7338 genome encodes the following:
- a CDS encoding cell division protein FtsQ/DivIB — protein sequence MTDLVVSDSLKNRREQLMWQRRWRRLRSCWQFVCVCGLTGGMVWVMSWPEWSIRSDRQVEFVGNKLVGRETLYKNLDLAYPQAIWQLSTQALGDELIKNPALLRVEVTRQLFPAQVNVAVQERRPVAIAVADEGLGYLDEEGNYIPATLYSQTVRKTLPQTPQFLGYGPQYRSFWQTHQIQIQQSPVNIRIINGNNPSNISLTTDLGLVFLGSDLSRFEQQVQVLEKMQNLPSRVPKERLLFIDLTNPDSPSIQLRPQAPKEKAAVNKP from the coding sequence ATGACGGATTTAGTTGTGTCTGACTCCCTGAAAAATCGCCGGGAACAACTGATGTGGCAGAGGCGTTGGAGACGTCTACGATCCTGTTGGCAGTTTGTGTGTGTGTGTGGTTTGACGGGGGGCATGGTCTGGGTAATGAGTTGGCCCGAATGGTCCATTCGCTCCGATCGCCAAGTGGAGTTTGTGGGCAATAAATTAGTGGGACGAGAAACGTTATACAAAAATCTAGACCTTGCCTATCCCCAGGCGATTTGGCAACTCTCCACCCAGGCCTTGGGGGATGAATTGATCAAAAATCCGGCCCTCCTCAGAGTAGAAGTGACAAGGCAGTTGTTTCCGGCCCAGGTAAATGTGGCGGTACAGGAACGACGACCAGTGGCGATCGCCGTGGCGGACGAAGGTTTGGGCTATTTGGATGAAGAGGGAAATTATATTCCGGCCACCCTTTACAGCCAAACTGTCAGAAAAACCTTGCCCCAAACCCCTCAGTTTTTGGGCTACGGCCCCCAGTACCGCAGTTTTTGGCAGACCCATCAAATCCAGATTCAACAGTCCCCCGTCAATATTCGGATTATCAATGGCAACAACCCCAGTAACATCAGTTTGACGACGGACTTGGGGTTGGTTTTTCTCGGTTCTGACCTTTCTCGCTTCGAGCAACAAGTGCAGGTTTTAGAAAAAATGCAGAATTTGCCCAGTCGGGTGCCCAAGGAGCGTTTACTATTTATTGATCTAACTAATCCAGACAGTCCCAGCATCCAACTTCGTCCCCAGGCCCCCAAAGAAAAAGCCGCCGTCAACAAGCCTTAA
- a CDS encoding DUF4168 domain-containing protein: MVISSRSLSGLNGVLSRLFIANTLAFLGVFGGMVPEVSWQPTALVFRWSAYSQEFSPDSINHYAKAVLAIEVERKKAFEEIQTLIGRVPPQLTCTNRDSIRKLPRNAQAIAVNFCNRSKQIAEESGLKPGEFNRITEAARNNANLKAQIQRAIINLRR, translated from the coding sequence ATGGTTATTAGCTCACGTTCCTTAAGCGGCTTGAACGGTGTTCTGAGTCGACTTTTTATTGCCAATACTCTCGCTTTCCTCGGTGTGTTCGGGGGAATGGTGCCGGAGGTGAGTTGGCAACCAACTGCCCTCGTCTTTCGTTGGTCGGCCTATTCTCAGGAATTTTCCCCCGATAGCATTAATCACTATGCAAAGGCGGTGTTGGCGATCGAAGTGGAACGCAAAAAGGCCTTCGAGGAAATTCAAACCCTCATTGGTCGGGTTCCGCCCCAACTTACCTGCACCAATCGGGACAGCATCCGTAAGTTGCCCCGCAATGCCCAGGCGATCGCCGTTAATTTCTGCAATCGTTCCAAACAAATTGCTGAAGAAAGCGGCCTCAAACCAGGAGAATTTAATCGCATCACCGAAGCGGCCAGGAATAACGCCAACCTTAAGGCCCAAATTCAACGGGCAATTATTAATCTCCGCCGTTAA
- the rsmH gene encoding 16S rRNA (cytosine(1402)-N(4))-methyltransferase RsmH: MGGKSMEGINSEKMVMADFHHISVLPTALVEGLAPKPGGHYLDATVGAGGHSEKLLKLGIPLSLTMIDRDTQAIVAAVERLEPLVADREGITINTWHGNFADFPGHPSQFDGIIADLGVSSPQLDQGDRGFSFRQNAPLDMRMDQSQDLTAAEIVNHWSEKDLARIFYEYGEERLSRRIARQIVEQRPFQTTTDLAEAIARWVPGKYRHGRIHPATRTFQGLRIAVNDELRSLETFIAQAPHWLNSGGRLGIISFHSLEDRIVKHRFRETENLRVLTKKPIVAGEEEQRENPRARSAKLRWAEKI, translated from the coding sequence ATGGGAGGCAAATCCATGGAAGGAATTAATTCGGAAAAGATGGTGATGGCAGACTTTCACCACATTAGCGTTCTGCCCACGGCCCTGGTGGAGGGATTGGCCCCAAAGCCCGGAGGACATTACCTTGATGCCACCGTGGGAGCTGGAGGCCACAGTGAAAAATTGCTCAAATTGGGCATTCCCCTCTCCCTAACTATGATTGACCGGGACACCCAGGCGATCGTCGCGGCCGTAGAACGCTTGGAACCCCTAGTTGCCGATCGGGAGGGCATAACAATTAACACTTGGCACGGAAACTTTGCCGATTTTCCTGGCCACCCCAGTCAGTTTGACGGCATCATCGCAGATTTAGGGGTAAGCTCTCCCCAACTCGATCAAGGCGATCGGGGCTTTAGTTTTCGTCAAAATGCCCCCTTGGATATGCGCATGGATCAAAGCCAAGACCTCACCGCCGCAGAAATTGTTAACCATTGGTCCGAAAAGGATTTAGCCCGCATTTTCTATGAATACGGCGAAGAACGGCTTTCTCGACGTATTGCTCGGCAGATTGTGGAACAGCGCCCCTTTCAAACCACTACCGACTTGGCTGAGGCGATCGCCCGTTGGGTACCAGGGAAATATCGCCATGGACGCATCCATCCCGCCACCAGAACCTTCCAAGGTTTACGCATTGCAGTGAACGATGAATTGAGATCCCTGGAAACATTCATTGCCCAGGCCCCCCATTGGTTAAACTCTGGTGGGAGACTGGGTATTATCAGTTTCCACAGCTTGGAAGACCGCATTGTTAAACATCGTTTTCGGGAAACGGAAAATTTACGGGTGCTAACCAAAAAGCCCATTGTTGCTGGGGAAGAAGAGCAGAGGGAAAATCCCCGGGCTCGATCCGCCAAATTACGTTGGGCCGAAAAAATTTAA
- a CDS encoding histidine phosphatase family protein, whose amino-acid sequence MALKLYFLRHAQTAYSATGGYCGTPENDPGLTPEGILMAKEFAEAYAQHPWQAVYVSPLQRARQTAHPLCDRLGIEMQIRPGLREVAYGEWEGLHPDEVYQRDHDLYMQWLTDPAWNSPPGGERGIDIARRSTRVLEEVEDRFEDGNVLLVSHKATIRILLCCLLGIDVGRYRDRFAMPVTGLSVVELSSRGPLFHCIAERSHLSPYLRSLPST is encoded by the coding sequence ATGGCCCTCAAACTTTATTTTCTGCGCCACGCACAAACCGCCTACAGCGCCACCGGAGGCTATTGCGGTACCCCGGAAAATGATCCTGGCTTGACCCCAGAAGGAATTTTAATGGCCAAGGAATTTGCCGAAGCCTACGCTCAACACCCTTGGCAGGCAGTCTATGTCAGTCCCCTACAACGGGCCCGACAAACAGCCCACCCCCTGTGCGATCGCCTAGGCATTGAAATGCAAATTCGCCCTGGTCTAAGGGAAGTGGCCTATGGGGAATGGGAAGGACTCCATCCCGACGAAGTCTATCAACGGGACCATGACCTTTACATGCAATGGCTCACTGATCCAGCTTGGAACTCCCCCCCTGGAGGGGAAAGGGGCATTGACATCGCCCGCAGAAGCACTAGGGTACTAGAGGAAGTTGAGGATCGCTTCGAGGACGGCAATGTGTTGTTGGTTTCCCACAAGGCCACCATCCGCATCCTACTGTGTTGTTTACTGGGCATCGATGTGGGTCGTTACCGAGACCGTTTTGCCATGCCCGTTACCGGACTGAGCGTGGTGGAATTATCCTCCCGGGGACCACTATTTCACTGTATTGCGGAACGCTCCCACCTTAGTCCCTATCTGCGCAGTTTACCCAGCACCTAG
- a CDS encoding CmpA/NrtA family ABC transporter substrate-binding protein, with translation MSNFSRSTRRKFMFTAGAAAIGGVVLHGCTSPTTTSTGTGSGTDKAISPLVEGENAPEVTTAKLGFIALTDAAPLIIAKEKGFYAKYGMPDVEVLKQASWGTTRDNLVLGSASGGIDGAHILTPMPYLITMGTVTDGKPTPMYILARLNVNGQGIQLGNNYKDLKVGTDASPLKEAFAKVTDPKVAMTFPGGTHDMWIRYWLAAGGIEPGKEVSTIVVPPAQMVANVKVNAMESFCVGEPWPLQTVNQGVGYQALTTGQLWKDHPEKAFGMRADWVDQNPKATKALLMAVMEAQQWCDQPENTEEMCQILSKREWFKVPFDDIIDRSKGIYNFGNGQEPFEDRDIMQKYWRDNASYPYKSHDQWFLTENIRWGYLPASTDTKAIVDKVNREDLWREAAQAIGVPADQIPSSPSRGVETFFDGVTFDPENPQAYLDSLKIKTIKS, from the coding sequence ATGAGTAATTTTTCCCGAAGCACCCGCCGTAAGTTTATGTTCACCGCAGGGGCTGCCGCCATTGGAGGAGTGGTTCTCCATGGTTGTACTTCCCCCACCACCACATCCACAGGAACCGGTTCCGGCACGGATAAAGCCATTAGTCCCTTGGTTGAAGGGGAAAATGCCCCGGAAGTAACCACCGCCAAATTAGGCTTTATTGCCCTAACCGATGCGGCTCCTTTGATTATTGCCAAGGAAAAGGGCTTTTATGCCAAATATGGCATGCCTGACGTGGAAGTGTTGAAGCAAGCGTCCTGGGGCACCACCAGGGATAACCTCGTCTTGGGTTCCGCCAGTGGCGGTATTGATGGGGCCCATATCCTCACCCCCATGCCTTATCTAATTACCATGGGCACTGTGACCGACGGGAAGCCAACCCCGATGTACATTTTGGCCCGCTTAAATGTCAATGGCCAAGGCATTCAGTTGGGCAATAATTACAAAGATTTAAAAGTAGGTACTGATGCTTCTCCCCTGAAAGAAGCCTTTGCTAAAGTAACAGATCCCAAGGTAGCCATGACCTTTCCTGGCGGCACCCACGACATGTGGATTCGCTATTGGTTAGCCGCGGGAGGAATTGAGCCCGGCAAGGAAGTTTCTACCATTGTGGTTCCGCCGGCCCAGATGGTGGCCAACGTCAAAGTCAATGCGATGGAATCTTTTTGTGTGGGGGAACCATGGCCATTGCAAACTGTTAACCAAGGGGTAGGCTACCAGGCCTTGACCACAGGTCAACTTTGGAAAGATCACCCTGAAAAAGCTTTTGGTATGCGGGCAGACTGGGTGGATCAAAATCCCAAAGCCACCAAGGCTTTATTAATGGCGGTGATGGAAGCCCAGCAATGGTGTGACCAGCCGGAAAATACGGAAGAAATGTGCCAAATTCTCTCAAAACGGGAATGGTTTAAGGTTCCCTTTGATGACATCATTGACCGCTCTAAGGGGATTTACAATTTTGGCAATGGTCAGGAACCCTTTGAAGACCGAGATATTATGCAGAAATACTGGCGTGATAATGCTTCTTATCCCTATAAAAGCCATGACCAATGGTTCTTAACGGAAAATATTCGTTGGGGCTATTTGCCTGCAAGTACGGACACGAAAGCCATTGTGGATAAAGTCAATCGCGAGGATCTATGGCGAGAAGCGGCCCAGGCCATCGGGGTGCCAGCGGATCAAATTCCTAGCAGTCCCTCCCGGGGGGTGGAAACGTTTTTTGATGGAGTAACCTTCGATCCGGAAAATCCCCAGGCTTATCTAGACAGCTTGAAGATTAAGACCATCAAAAGTTAG
- the ftsZ gene encoding cell division protein FtsZ, with amino-acid sequence MTLNNDLPLNNIGFTGSGLDDGTEGLDDLFSSSIVENEPLEAVVEAPAFASPSPSLKRDQIVPSNIAKIKVIGVGGGGCNAVNRMIASGVTGIDFWAINTDSQALTNTTAPDRIQIGQKLTRGLGAGGNPAIGQKAAEESRDEIARSLEGTDLVFITAGMGGGTGTGAAPIVAEVAKEMGCLTVGIVTRPFTFEGRRRAKQAEEGISALQSRVDTLIVIPNNQLLSVIPAETPLQEAFRVADDILRQGVQGISDIIIIPGLVNVDFADVRAVMADAGSALMGIGVGSGKSRAKEAATAAISSPLLESSIQGAKGVVFNVTGGTDLTLHEVNVAAEIIYEVVDADANIIFGAVIDDRLQGEMRITVIATGFNGEKEKPQAKTVSKNTISGPPAGVEKLESATAPEDSLGEIPMAPELDIPDFLQKRRFPRR; translated from the coding sequence ATGACGCTCAATAATGATTTACCTCTAAACAACATAGGTTTTACCGGTAGTGGTCTCGATGATGGGACGGAGGGGTTAGATGATTTATTTTCGTCCTCCATCGTTGAAAATGAACCGTTGGAGGCCGTGGTAGAAGCGCCCGCTTTTGCCAGCCCTAGTCCTAGCCTAAAAAGGGATCAGATTGTGCCTAGTAACATTGCCAAAATTAAAGTGATCGGAGTTGGGGGAGGCGGTTGCAATGCCGTCAACCGTATGATTGCCAGTGGGGTGACAGGCATCGACTTTTGGGCAATTAATACCGATTCCCAGGCCTTGACCAATACAACAGCCCCGGATCGAATTCAGATTGGCCAGAAACTCACTCGAGGTTTGGGGGCCGGTGGTAATCCGGCGATCGGGCAAAAGGCGGCGGAGGAATCCCGAGATGAAATTGCCCGTTCCCTGGAGGGTACGGATTTAGTCTTTATCACTGCTGGTATGGGAGGCGGCACTGGCACCGGAGCGGCCCCCATTGTGGCGGAAGTGGCGAAGGAAATGGGTTGTTTGACGGTGGGTATTGTCACCCGCCCCTTCACCTTTGAAGGCCGGCGGCGGGCCAAACAAGCGGAGGAAGGCATTAGTGCTCTCCAGTCCCGGGTTGATACCCTGATTGTGATTCCCAATAACCAATTATTGTCAGTTATCCCCGCCGAAACTCCTCTCCAGGAAGCTTTCCGAGTGGCTGACGACATTCTCCGCCAGGGGGTACAGGGCATTTCAGACATTATCATCATTCCCGGTTTGGTGAATGTGGACTTTGCGGATGTGCGGGCTGTGATGGCCGATGCGGGCTCAGCGTTAATGGGTATTGGGGTTGGCTCTGGTAAATCCCGGGCCAAGGAAGCGGCCACCGCCGCCATTTCTTCGCCTCTGTTGGAATCTTCCATCCAGGGAGCCAAGGGGGTCGTATTTAATGTCACCGGCGGAACGGATTTAACCCTCCATGAAGTTAATGTTGCCGCAGAGATTATCTATGAAGTGGTGGATGCCGATGCCAATATTATCTTTGGGGCGGTGATTGACGATCGCCTGCAGGGAGAAATGAGAATTACCGTCATTGCCACGGGCTTCAACGGTGAAAAGGAAAAACCCCAGGCAAAAACCGTCAGTAAAAACACCATCAGTGGCCCGCCGGCCGGAGTAGAGAAGTTGGAATCAGCAACGGCTCCGGAAGATTCCCTAGGGGAAATCCCAATGGCCCCCGAGTTAGACATTCCTGATTTCCTCCAGAAGCGACGTTTTCCCCGCCGTTAG
- a CDS encoding anthranilate phosphoribosyltransferase family protein: MSKEFRELLRKVGSGPHTSKNLSRGEACRALELMLSQEATPAQIGAFLIAHRIKRPTGTELAGMLDAFEQWGPKIPALSSGQTVVILSQPYDGRDRTCPLGPLTALVLATADCPVIQHGGDRMPTKEGIPLVELWQGLGVNWRSPSLSAMQNILEKTNVGFVYLPKYFPEAQELVIYREEIGKRPPLATLELIWVPYAGKHHMVAGFVHPPTENMIAEALSQRGVHAFTTVKGLEGSCDLPQERTAIIGLYDLTKAEDSLTRLRLHAADFGLGGKNPVWTDLADYLELAQATLNGEQTPLRSALIWNSAFYLWQHTDAPNLETAIATAEKLIDDGLVKQQWHRLQLYAK, from the coding sequence ATGAGCAAGGAATTTCGAGAGCTGTTGAGAAAAGTGGGTAGTGGTCCCCATACCAGCAAAAATTTGAGCCGAGGGGAGGCTTGTCGGGCTCTGGAGCTGATGCTGAGTCAGGAAGCGACCCCGGCCCAGATCGGTGCTTTTTTGATTGCCCATCGCATTAAACGCCCCACCGGCACTGAATTGGCAGGGATGTTGGATGCCTTTGAGCAATGGGGACCCAAAATTCCAGCCCTTAGTTCCGGTCAAACGGTGGTTATCCTCAGTCAACCCTACGATGGTCGCGATCGCACCTGCCCCCTGGGGCCTCTCACAGCCCTAGTGTTGGCAACGGCGGATTGTCCCGTAATTCAACATGGCGGCGATCGGATGCCCACCAAAGAGGGAATTCCCCTGGTGGAGTTATGGCAAGGTCTAGGGGTAAATTGGCGATCGCCATCCTTGTCGGCCATGCAGAATATTTTGGAAAAAACCAATGTGGGCTTTGTTTATCTGCCCAAATATTTTCCCGAGGCCCAGGAGTTAGTCATTTACCGGGAAGAAATTGGCAAAAGACCTCCTCTGGCAACCCTGGAGTTAATTTGGGTTCCCTATGCTGGTAAACACCATATGGTAGCGGGGTTTGTCCATCCCCCGACGGAAAACATGATTGCCGAGGCTCTCAGCCAGCGGGGCGTCCATGCGTTCACTACGGTTAAGGGGTTGGAAGGGAGTTGTGATTTGCCCCAGGAGCGCACTGCCATCATTGGTCTATACGACTTAACCAAGGCCGAAGATTCCCTCACCCGTTTGCGGCTCCACGCCGCCGACTTTGGTCTGGGGGGAAAAAATCCAGTCTGGACTGATTTGGCCGATTATCTTGAGTTGGCCCAGGCTACTTTGAACGGGGAACAAACCCCCCTCCGGTCAGCCTTAATTTGGAACAGTGCCTTTTACCTCTGGCAACATACAGATGCCCCCAATCTGGAAACGGCGATCGCCACAGCGGAAAAGCTCATTGATGATGGCCTCGTTAAACAACAATGGCATCGACTGCAGTTATATGCAAAATAA
- a CDS encoding septal ring lytic transglycosylase RlpA family protein, producing the protein MLAQSATFYGNQFVGRKMANGQVYNHGRMVAAHPSLPLGTRVRVTNRRTGKSVVVTVSDRCNCSIDLSRAAFQQIANPRKGRVPVSITRL; encoded by the coding sequence GTGCTGGCCCAGTCCGCCACTTTCTATGGCAATCAATTTGTAGGTCGGAAGATGGCCAACGGCCAGGTCTACAACCACGGTCGCATGGTGGCAGCCCACCCCAGTCTGCCCCTAGGCACCCGAGTTAGGGTAACCAATCGTCGCACAGGAAAATCGGTTGTAGTGACTGTGAGTGATCGCTGCAATTGCTCCATCGACCTTAGTCGCGCTGCTTTCCAACAAATTGCTAATCCGCGCAAGGGTCGAGTTCCCGTCAGCATTACCCGTCTCTAG
- the ctpC gene encoding carboxyl-terminal processing protease CtpC, whose translation MFKQKRSLILGTTALLLTTVAVTGIGLRLARSQGYLQDNPKELVDEVWQIVNRTYVDGTFNGEDWVAVRQDYLKREYSNQEEAYTAIREMLEKLNDPYTRFMSPDEFQSMRIDTSGELTGVGIQITQDQDTKKIVVVAPIEDTPAYNAGILSKDVITKIDGKSTDGMEVDDAVKLIRGKPGTSVVLTIEREGQAIEYPLVRTLIEIHPVRAQVEDIDGAKVGYIRLNQFSAQASEEMRQAVQKLEKENVIGYIFDLRSNPGGLLYSSVDIARIWLDEGGIVSTVDRRGEVEQQSANKRQLSNRPLVVLVDGGSASASEIVSGALQDNQRAVIVGTKTFGKGLVQSVRELGDGSGMAVTIAKYLTPNGRDINKHGIDPDVEVELTDAQRKELQQNREKVGTLEDPQFAKAYEVLMQQVNKTASK comes from the coding sequence ATGTTTAAACAAAAGCGCAGTCTGATTTTGGGAACTACAGCTCTGTTACTCACAACGGTAGCGGTGACTGGAATTGGGTTGCGATTGGCCCGCTCCCAGGGCTACTTGCAGGACAACCCCAAGGAGTTGGTGGACGAAGTTTGGCAAATTGTCAATCGCACCTATGTAGATGGTACTTTCAACGGTGAGGATTGGGTAGCTGTTCGTCAGGATTATCTGAAGCGGGAATATAGCAACCAAGAAGAAGCTTACACAGCTATCCGGGAGATGCTGGAGAAGTTGAACGATCCCTACACTCGCTTCATGTCTCCCGATGAGTTCCAGTCGATGCGCATCGATACCTCCGGGGAATTAACTGGGGTGGGGATTCAGATTACCCAGGACCAAGACACGAAAAAAATTGTGGTGGTGGCTCCCATTGAGGATACCCCCGCCTACAACGCTGGCATTCTTTCTAAGGATGTGATTACCAAAATTGACGGTAAATCCACCGATGGCATGGAGGTGGACGACGCGGTTAAGTTGATCCGGGGTAAACCAGGCACCAGTGTGGTCCTCACCATTGAACGGGAAGGCCAGGCGATCGAATATCCCTTAGTAAGAACCTTGATTGAAATTCACCCAGTACGGGCCCAAGTGGAAGATATTGATGGTGCCAAGGTGGGTTATATCCGTTTAAATCAGTTCAGCGCCCAAGCTTCGGAAGAAATGCGCCAAGCGGTGCAAAAGTTGGAGAAAGAGAATGTGATCGGTTACATTTTCGATCTTCGTTCCAATCCCGGTGGCTTACTATATTCTAGTGTGGATATCGCCCGCATTTGGCTGGATGAAGGGGGCATTGTCTCCACTGTCGATCGCCGAGGGGAAGTGGAACAACAAAGTGCTAACAAACGGCAGTTGAGTAACCGTCCCTTGGTGGTGTTAGTAGATGGTGGTTCCGCCAGTGCCAGTGAAATTGTCTCCGGAGCCCTACAAGACAATCAACGGGCGGTCATTGTGGGCACCAAAACTTTCGGTAAGGGGCTGGTGCAATCGGTGCGAGAACTAGGGGATGGCTCGGGTATGGCAGTGACGATCGCCAAATATTTAACCCCCAACGGCCGGGATATTAATAAACATGGCATTGACCCCGATGTAGAAGTGGAACTCACCGACGCCCAGCGCAAAGAGCTACAGCAAAATCGGGAAAAAGTAGGCACTCTAGAAGACCCTCAATTTGCCAAGGCCTATGAAGTGCTAATGCAACAGGTCAACAAAACCGCTTCTAAGTAG
- a CDS encoding urease accessory protein UreE, producing the protein MVIFDHRLEKVPDTATWELPLTAEERSRTRYRFDKPGFPSLFIQLPRGSFLHPGDYLGSPTGETLAILAATEPLLHVTSGDRLILLKSAYHLGNRHVPLEVNLDYLRLAPDPVLADMLRGLGVSVAEITAPFFPERGAFHGH; encoded by the coding sequence ATGGTGATTTTTGATCATCGTCTAGAAAAAGTTCCTGACACCGCCACCTGGGAACTCCCCCTCACCGCCGAGGAACGGAGTCGCACCCGCTATCGTTTTGATAAACCTGGTTTTCCCTCCCTATTTATCCAACTGCCCAGGGGAAGTTTTTTGCACCCAGGGGATTACCTCGGTTCCCCCACCGGAGAAACCCTGGCCATTCTGGCGGCAACAGAACCTCTCCTCCACGTCACCAGTGGCGATCGCCTTATCCTATTAAAGTCCGCCTATCATCTGGGTAATCGTCATGTGCCCCTGGAAGTGAACTTGGATTATCTGCGATTAGCGCCGGATCCAGTATTGGCTGATATGCTCCGGGGTTTGGGGGTTAGTGTGGCGGAAATAACTGCACCCTTTTTTCCTGAACGGGGCGCTTTTCACGGTCATTAG
- a CDS encoding Uma2 family endonuclease translates to MVLLPLDFPNLYPESDGKPMADNTLQYHWIVRLVINLKHLFQRKTVFVAGDLLWYPEQVTAPPAPCQAPDAMVVLGRPDGERRSYKQWEEDNIAPQVVFEIFSESNSAREMLHKQTFYRRYGVLEMFF, encoded by the coding sequence ATGGTTCTGCTTCCCCTCGACTTTCCCAATTTGTATCCGGAATCCGATGGTAAACCCATGGCTGACAATACTCTGCAGTATCATTGGATTGTCCGTTTGGTAATCAACCTCAAGCATTTATTTCAGCGCAAAACTGTCTTTGTGGCGGGGGATTTACTTTGGTATCCCGAACAGGTGACTGCTCCCCCTGCGCCCTGTCAGGCTCCCGATGCCATGGTAGTTCTAGGAAGACCTGACGGGGAACGACGCAGTTACAAACAATGGGAAGAAGACAATATTGCCCCCCAGGTAGTGTTTGAAATTTTCTCTGAGAGTAACAGTGCCAGGGAAATGCTCCATAAGCAAACTTTTTATCGGCGGTATGGAGTATTGGAGATGTTCTTTTAA
- a CDS encoding PRC-barrel domain-containing protein, translated as MTIDNIRLRNEFINTEVITRSSGKKLGVVKEVLVDVDQREIVALGLRDNFLSLTGMPQYLYLNSIVQTGDVVLVENDDVFELVEVDLYSPLVNSEVVTETGEPLGRVRDFQFDLATGKVSSIIIASLGLPQIPEQLISTYELSIDEVVSSGPNRLIVFEGAEERLNQLSVGLLERLGIGRPSWERMEEDLYYPPTTRPENQLGSGIPVRPPVQVRQPEPVLEERWNEDDWQDNRPAPPPRREVAPLRYPEPEYEDDYEVDNWGEAVPRSSAPEPDYGYEDEVAGDVWDDDEAAAPYSPPRVNIPETRREKMPEYYEE; from the coding sequence ATGACAATTGATAACATCCGTCTTAGAAACGAATTTATTAACACCGAAGTTATTACCCGCAGTAGTGGCAAAAAACTTGGGGTAGTCAAAGAAGTGCTAGTCGATGTCGATCAGCGAGAAATTGTCGCCCTGGGACTGCGGGACAACTTTCTATCCCTGACGGGAATGCCCCAATATCTTTATCTGAACAGCATTGTCCAAACCGGGGACGTGGTCTTGGTAGAGAACGATGACGTTTTCGAACTGGTGGAAGTGGATCTTTATTCCCCTCTGGTCAATAGCGAAGTGGTGACCGAAACGGGAGAACCCCTGGGCCGGGTAAGGGATTTTCAGTTTGACCTCGCCACGGGTAAAGTTTCCTCCATTATCATTGCTTCTCTGGGATTACCACAGATTCCAGAGCAATTGATCAGCACCTACGAGCTATCCATTGACGAAGTGGTCAGTAGTGGCCCCAACCGTTTGATAGTTTTTGAAGGTGCCGAAGAAAGACTCAACCAACTGAGCGTGGGATTGCTGGAACGGCTTGGTATTGGTCGCCCATCCTGGGAGCGCATGGAAGAAGATTTGTATTATCCTCCCACCACCCGTCCCGAGAACCAACTAGGTAGTGGCATCCCCGTGCGGCCCCCGGTGCAGGTCCGTCAACCAGAGCCTGTGTTGGAAGAGCGTTGGAACGAAGACGATTGGCAAGATAATCGCCCTGCGCCCCCCCCTCGTCGGGAAGTAGCCCCCCTACGCTACCCAGAACCGGAATACGAAGATGACTATGAAGTGGACAACTGGGGAGAGGCGGTGCCCCGTTCCTCTGCTCCAGAACCCGATTATGGCTACGAAGATGAGGTGGCCGGCGATGTCTGGGACGACGATGAAGCCGCTGCCCCCTATAGTCCTCCCCGGGTAAATATTCCAGAAACCCGCCGGGAAAAAATGCCTGAATATTATGAAGAATAG